The proteins below are encoded in one region of Pangasianodon hypophthalmus isolate fPanHyp1 chromosome 6, fPanHyp1.pri, whole genome shotgun sequence:
- the mical3a gene encoding protein-methionine sulfoxide oxidase mical3a isoform X2: MGDGGVGAAGEGINQSHVLFDRFVQASTCKGTLKAFQELCDFLELKPSEYRVFYHKLKSKLNYWKAKALWAKLDKRASHKEYKKGRACANSKCLIIGAGPCGLRTAIELGFLGAKVVLLEKRDAFSRNNVLHLWPFTIQDLRGLGAKKFYGKFCAGSIDHISIRQLQLMLLKMALLLGIEIHVNVEFKGLIEPPEDQENERIGWRAEVHPKTHPVSELEFDVIIGADGRRNTLSGFRRKEFRGKLAIAITANFINRNTTAEAKVEEISGVAFIFNQKFFQDLREATGIDLENIVYYKDDTHYFVMTAKKQSLLEKGVILHDYVDTEMLLSRSNVDQAALLSYAREAADFSTNHQLPKLDFAINHYGQPDVAMFDFTCMYASENAALVRQRNGHQLLVAIVGDSLLEPFWPMGTGIARGFLAAMDSAWMVRSWAQGASPLEVLAERESIYRLLPQTTPENVSKNYSQYTLDPTTRYPNISLHLLRPNQVRHLLDTGETREIRIDMENVVNSSTPKLTRNELLLEKQFQESVARSSKLLNWCQRQTDGYRGVSVSDLTMSWKSGLALCALIYRYRPDLIDFDSLDEKDVEKNNQLAFDIAEKEFGISPIMTGKEMSIVVEPDKLSMVMYLSQFYEMFKDTVPPGENHNLSPEEKAALIASTKSPISFLSKLGQSINISRKRNPKDKKEKELDGLGKRRKTSQTGQSEDEEPQRPVRDERTFVATALTERRVDPTAAANNNKVKSMATQLLAKFEENAPVQSTGLKRQIDSMPDLGLALSPSLPSTSLKEPVQLAPLPAWRKASRSSDGLRSCPKKTILLYPPPPSSSSPSLSSHTQKNVLKLVIDEHDSDDDDNQDHLTFSYRESEFRSVEPVHVVNIQERAEALAAKFTGQSSKPEKPQPMKKPSRFFLQQWLLSHGLHPGQPSCSPDPQQEETQSLRLHSDDQVPIHIPSIQERAERLASLFKDKPARPKPKKKPSRFLIEQWHRKREMSTDPQLTSLSLNRQHYVKMYTGGVSLLAEQIANQLQPQEDCRSRPDKRELGSLRKEFPQNIGGSDVCFFCRKRVYVMERLSAEGKFFHRSCFKCDYCGTTLRLSSYAFDVEDGKFYCKPHYCYRLSGQAQRKRPAPPAAPLQPKESQAPVIPAASLDAPGAPCPVERGPSAPEVNGLAEPSVAKRLKGTPERIELENYRLSMQREEELEEVPEETLAEHNLSSVLDKGTDVDEGSSSSESDMEEEGEELEPPANSDLGGVPWKEAVELHAKLKAGSEAGASRKEGDLEEEEEEEEGDEEEDEEEEEDEEEEEEDEEEEESSDEGEYYPWERELQSGLWLENLKDEEDTGTFKARNLRIQQTLEPVDPVLPQTEGEKEECSDSGSLPSLLTQNTQPVSCTVPSHKSLRHEAVRAWLDSMSGEPCVEDEEEPEAEAGSPDIEPGTELDEEDIPSDAEAEARSQLVEDPEPLPVDTGKPASLEQVSRIEHTERVSVSPKEIIVDVILTPIPKPSTPTEEIKEKLTPVLIKSPGTRFFPEPFLPDYTKTEVPPSPEVKTPNTPVAVASPIRFQPAPLPDTVTPKSPVQVESCACSPSANPLSPICAQPLPCQEPSSPLSSGSPVRTQPVPAVTSTPLTKPASERTTTESLNAKDSTVETPVKKTDIIEEFWLKSAEIRRSLGLIPLDRSKAVEKSIIKTPTADPVLSKPPISEDISEKPAFTGRTVIHRLNITVEGQVISPVEPKSSSSERKDLSSSSGLGLNDSNTTSQTPTCDSINNSDSTMLTPPSSPPPPPPNEEPATLTKKKPQVSWEKLSTPSKEPEVEKAPTKVKTPTSPNQDTFVTVPVAAPRTNPPVVMRIKEPNKPRREEVRKSFAECVDEIPFADDVEDTYDDRTPDTSMQDRFYTPPTSRVNRDKPSLHLALAMENGKPNIHGGLVSRSVKGPQHFSPEAKEIAEERMREREKSVKSQALKDAMAKQINKMKEAESNKGAVAKVAWNVSDVAVKHKQRSSSPKSSAVKALESKKQAEGLPDRFFTSPLNKSVDSSVTSSESSTGGKSKKRSSLFSPRKNKKEKKAKNESRHSGTEETPPKHKSLWKAVFSGYKKDKKKKDDKSSPSTPSSSTTVDSGKKKGSPVARSSDLHLRRNLSFSEDSDLSCDDVLERSSQKSKADSVYVPHALAFKRSYATKKTYTEEELNAKLTRKVQKAARRQAKQEELKRLHRAQIIQRQLEQVEEKQRQLEERGVAVEKALRGEAGLHKGSSVSPKQRKRRSDYWGESNYSEILDLHLGGMGKKDDPKLMQEWFKLVQEKNALVRYESELMIFARELELEDRQSRLQQELRERMAIEDHLKTEAELTEEKRILNEMLEVVEQRDSLVALLEEQRLREKEEDKDLEAVMLSKGFNLNWA, encoded by the exons ATGGGAGATGGAGGTGTCGGTGCAGCAGGAGAGGGGATCAATCAGTCACACGTTCTCTTTGACCGCTTCGTTCAGGCCTCCACCTGTAAGGGGACCCTTAAAGCTTTTCAGGAGCTGTGTGACTTCCTTGAGCTCAAGCCCAGTGAGTATCGAGTCTTCTACCACAAGCTCAAGTCCAAGCTCAACTACTGGAAGGCGAAAGCACTCTGGGCCAAGCTAGACAAACGTGCCAGCCACAAGGAGTACAAGAAAGGCAGAGCTTGTGCTAACTCTAAG TGTCTGATCATCGGAGCAGGACCATGTGGCCTGCGCACGGCTATAGAACTTGGCTTTCTGGGAGCCAAGGTGGTCCTGTTGGAGAAGAGAGATGCTTTCTCCCGCAACAATGTCCTCCACCTGTGGCCTTTCACCATTCAGGATCTGCGGGGTCTCGGCGCAAAAAAGTTCTACGGAAAATTCTGTGCCGGCTCCATAGACCATATCA GTATTCGTCAGCTGCAATTGATGTTGCTGAAAATGGCTCTGCTCTTAGGTATCGAGATCCATGTCAATGTGGAGTTCAAAGGCCTCATCGAACCCCCAGAAGACCAAGAGAATGAGA GGATTGGCTGGAGAGCTGAAGTCCATCCTAAAACCCACCCTGTTAGCGAGCTGGAGTTTGATGTCATCATTGGGGCAGATGGGAGGAGAAACACGTTGTCAG GGTTCAGAAGGAAAGAGTTCAGGGGCAAGCTGGCCATCGCCATCACGGCCAACTTTATTAACCGCAACACTACAGCTGAGGCCAAAGTGGAGGAGATCAGCGGGGTGGCCTTCATCTTCAACCAGAAGTTCTTTCAGGATCTAAGGGAAGCCACTG GGATTGATCTGGAAAACATTGTCTACTATAAGGATGACACGCACTACTTTGTGATGACTGCCAAGAAGCAGAGTCTGCTGGAGAAGGGCGTCATTCTGCAC GATTATGTGGACACAGAGATGCTTCTATCCAGGTCTAATGTGGACCAAGCTGCTTTGCTGTCCTACGCCAGAGAGGCAGCTGACTTCTCCACCAATCACCAGCTGCCCAAGCTGGACTTCGCCATCAACCATTACGGGCAGCCTGATGTGGCCATGTTTGACTTCACGTGCATGTACGCCTCGGAAAATGCCGCGCTGGTGCGCCAACGCAACGGCCACCAGCTGCTCGTAGCTATAGTTGGAGACAGCCTTCTGGAG CCATTCTGGCCAATGGGGACAGGCATTGCACGAGGCTTCCTGGCGGCCATGGACTCGGCGTGGATGGTGAGAAGCTGGGCACAGGGCGCGTCTCCTCTCGAGGTGTTGGCGGAGAG GGAGAGTATATATCGTCTGCTCCCACAAACCACTCCAGAGAACGTGAGTAAGAACTACAGTCAGTACACATTGGATCCCACAACACGCTACCCCAACATCAGTCTGCACCTGCTCCGGCCCAATCAG GTACGGCATCTCCTAGACACTGGGGAAACCAGGGAAATTCGCATCGACATGGAGAACGTGGTCAACTCTTCGACTCCCAAACTCACGAGGAATG aACTTCTGCTTGAGAAGCAGTTCCAAG AGTCTGTAGCGCGCTCCAGCAAGCTGCTAAACTGGTGTCAGAGGCAGACGGATGGCTATAGAGGGGTCAGTGTGTCTGATCTCACCATGTCATGGAAGAGTGGCTTGGCTTTGTGTGCCCTTATCTATCGCTACAGGCCAGACCTCAT TGATTTTGACTCGCTGGACGAGAAGGACGTGGAGAAGAATAACCAGTTGGCTTTTGACATTGCTGAGAAGGAGTTCGGGATTTCGCCCATTATGACTGGGAAGGAGATGTCTATTGTAGTGGAGCCTGACAAGCTCTCCATGGTCATGTACCTCAGCCAGTTCTATGAGATGTTCAAGGACACAGTGCCCCCTGGTG aaaacCACAACCTGAGTCCAGAGGAAAAGGCTGCGCTGATCGCCAGCACTAAGTCTCCCATCTCCTTCCTCAGCAAACTTGGTCAAAGCATCAACATCTCGAGGAAACGCAACCCCAAG GATAAGAAGGAGAAGGAGCTTGACGGATTGGGGAAGAGGAGAAAGACGAGTCAGACCGGCCAGTCTGAAGAT GAGGAGCCTCAGCGGCCAGTGCGTGATGAGCGAACTTTTGTAGCCACGGCTCTAACGGAGCGTAGGGTCGACCCCACTGCAGCGGCTAACAACAACAAGGTGAAGTCCATGGCCACTCAGCTGCTAGCCAAGTTTGAGGAGAATGCACCGGTACAGTCTACTGGACTCAAAAGACAG ATTGACTCTATGCCTGATCTGGGGCTTGCGCTGTCTCCCTCCCTGCCATCCACCTCTCTGAAAGAGCCAGTGCAGCTGGCACCACTTCCCGCATGGAGAAAG GCTAGCAGAAGCAGCGATGGCCTGCGGAGCTGCCCTAAGAAAACCATTCTGCTCtatcctcctcctccatcatcttCCTCTCCATCGCTCTCTTCACATACACAG AAGAATGTTCTCAAACTGGTGATagatgaacatgacagtgatgaCGATGACAACCAGGATCATCTGACATTCTCTTACAGG GAAAGTGAGTTCAGATCTGTGGAGCCCGTCCATGTCGTTAACATTCAGGAGAGAGCTGAAGCGCTAGCCGCTAAGTTTACAGGGCAGTCCAGCAAGCCTGAAAAACCCCAG CCGATGAAAAAGCCATCACGCTTCTTTCTTCAGCAGTGGCTTTTGAGCCATGGGTTACACCCAGGACAGCCGTCCTGCTCCCCTGATCCTCAGCAGGAG GAGACACAGAGTTTGCGATTGCACTCTGATGATCAAGTGCCTATACACATCCCTAGCATCCAGGAGCGAGCCGAGAGGTTAGCCTCTCTGTTCAAAGACAAGCCTGCTAGACCCAAG CCTAAGAAAAAGCCCTCGCGCTTTCTTATCGAGCAGTGGCACAGAAAGCGGGAGATGTCCACTGATCCTCAGCTCACTTCACTCTCCTTGAACCGACAG CATTATGTAAAGATGTATACAGGTGGCGTGAGCTTGTTGGCTGAGCAAATAGCCAATCAGCTTCAGCCTCAGGAGGACTGCCGGAGCCGTCCCGATAAGAGGGAATTG GGTTCCTTGCGGAAGGAGTTTCCACAAAACATTGGAGGCAGCGATGTGTGTTTCTTCTGCCGGAAGCGTGTGTATGTGATGGAGCGACTGAGTGCGGAGGGCAAGTTCTTTCACCGCAGCTGCTTTAAGTGTGACTATTGCGGCACCACGCTGAGACTGTCGTCCTACGCCTTTGACGTGGAGGATG ggaAGTTTTACTGTAAGCCGCATTACTGTTACCGGTTGTCTGGGCAGGCTCAGAGGAAAAGGcctgctcctcctgctgctcctctCCAGCCGAAG GAATCCCAGGCACCAGTGATACCTGCAGCCAGCTTGGATGCCCCTGGGGCTCCATGTCCGGTGGAGCGTGGGCCCTCAG CTCCCGAGGTGAATGGTCTGGCTGAGCCCAGTGTGGCAAAACGTCTGAAAGGAACTCCTGAGCGCATTGAGCTGGAGAACTACCGGCTGTCCATGCAGAGAGAGGAGGAGCTAGAGGAGGTGCCAGAGGAGACGCTGGCCGAGCACAACCTCAGCAGCGTGCTGGATAAAGGCACGGACGTGGACGAGGGCTCCAG TAGCTCGGAGTCTGACATGGAGGAAGAGGGTGAGGAGCTGGAGCCACCAGCCAACTCTGACCTGGGTGGAGTGCCATGGAAGGAGGCCGTGGAGCTCCACGCCAAACTGAAGGCTGGCAGCGAAGCTGGGGCAAGCAGGAAGGAGGGAGActtggaggaagaggaggaagaagaggagggagatgaggaagaggatgaggaggaggaggaggatgaggaagaagaagaggaggatgaagaagaagaagaatcaagTGATG AGGGGGAGTATTACCCTTGGGAAAGGGAGCTCCAGTCAGGTCTATGGCTGGAGAACCTGAAAGATGAAGAGGATACAGGTACCTTTAAAG CCAGGAACCTGCGAATTCAACAAACCTTGGAGCCAGTGGACCCTGTGCTCCCCCAGACGGAGGGGGAAAAGGAGGAGTGCTCAGATTCGGGCTCTCTTCCTTCACTCCTCACGCAGAACACCCAGCCTGTCTCCTGCACAG TCCCCTCCCACAAATCATTGCGGCACGAGGCTGTCAGGGCCTGGCTGGACTCCATGTCTGGAG AGCCCTGTgtagaagatgaagaagagccTGAGGCTGAAGCAGGAAGCCCAGACATTGAGCCTGGCACTGAGCTGGATGAAG AGGACATCCCTTCAGATGCAGAAGCTGAAGCTCGCTCGCAGCTTGTTGAGGATCCTGAGCCTCTTCCAGTAGACACTGGGAAGCCAGCGAGCCTAGAGCAAGTTTCCAGAATTG AGCATACAGAACGGGTGTCTGTTAGTCCAAAGGAAATCATTGTAGACGTTATTCTCACTCCAATCCCAAAGCCAAGTACACCTACAGAGGAG ATCAAAGAAAAGTTGACTCCAGTGCTGATTAAATCTCCAGGCACACGCTTTTTTCCTGAGCCCTTTTTGCCTGATTATACCAAAACAGAGGTCCCACCATCACCTGAGGTTAAGACACCAAATACTCCTGTCGCGGTGGCATCTCCTATCCGCTTCCAGCCAGCGCCCCTACCAGATACGGTCACCCCCAAATCTCCTGTCCAGGTTGAGTCTTGTGCCTGCTCACCTTCAGCCAACCCCTTATCCCCAATTTGTGCTCAGCCCCTACCATGCCAGGAGCCCTCCTCACCCCTCTCTTCAGGCTCTCCTGTGAGGACTCAACCAGTTCCTGCTGTAACTTCCACTCCTCTGACAAAACCTGCCTCAGAGAGGACTACCACAGAATCTCTGAATGCAAAGGATTCGACAGTGGAGACGCCAGTCAAGAAGACTGACATCATTGAAGAGTTCTGGCTGAAGAGTGCTGAGATTAGGAGGAGCTTAGGGCTCATCCCACTGGACAGGAGCAAAGCTGTAGAGAAGAGCATTATTAAAACCCCTACCGCAGATCCTGTATTGTCTAAACCCCCGATCTCAGAGGACATATCGGAGAAGCCAGCATTCACAGGCCGCACAGTCATCCACAGACTCAATATTACTGTTGAGGGTCAGGTAATCTCTCCTGTAGAACCCAAGAGTAGTAGCTCAGAGAGGAAGGATCTGAGCAGTAGCTCTGGTCTGGGCTTGAACGATAGCAACACAACTAGTCAGACGCCTACCTGTGATAGCATTAACAACTCTGACTCAACCATGCTTACACCTCCTTCCAgtcctccaccacctccaccaaaTGAGGAGCCAGCAACTCTCACAAAGAAGAAGCCTCAAGTGTCTTGGGAGAAGCTATCTACTCCCAGTAAGGAACCTGAAGTGGAGAAAGCACCCACTAAAGTGAAAACTCCTACCAGTCCAAATCAGGACACATTTGTGACTGTTCCAGTAGCTGCTCCCAGAACTAACCCCCCAGTGGTGATGAGGATAAAGGAGCCCAATAAACCACGCCGAGAAGAAGTGAGGAAGTCCTTTGCAGAGTGCGTAGACGAGATTCCATTTGCTGATGATGTGGAGGACACGTATGATGATCGTACCCCTGACACAAGCATGCAGGATAGGTTTTACACCCCACCCACCAGCAGAGTGAACAGGGACAAGCCTTCCCTCCACCTCGCTTTGGCTATGGAGAATGGAAAACCCAACATCCATGGAGGTCTCGTGTCCAGATCAGTGAAGGGTCCCCAGCACTTTTCTCCTGAAGCCAAGGAGATTGCTGAAGAGCGgatgagggagagggagaaatcTGTGAAAAGTCAAGCTCTTAAGGATGCCATGGCCAAgcagattaataaaatgaaagaggCTGAGTCAAATAAGGGCGCTGTGGCCAAAGTGGCTTGGAACGTTTCGGACGTAGCTGTTAAACACAAGCAGCGCTCAAGTTCTCCAAAGTCTTCAGCTGTGAAAGCCTTGGAGAGCAAAAAACAAGCAGAGGGGCTTCCTGACCGTTTCTTTACCTCACCTTTAAATAAGAGTGTGGACAGTTCTGTCACCTCATCTGAGAGTTCCACAGGAGGCAAGAGTAAAAAACGTAGCTCCCTTTTCTCTCCGCGTAAGaacaagaaagagaagaaggcaAAAAATGAAAGCAGACACTCTGGTACAGAAGAGACCCCACCCAAACACAAGTCCTTGTGGAAAGCTGTATTTTCCGGCTACAAgaaagacaagaagaagaaagatgaCAAGTCTTCTCCGAGCACACCCTCTAGCTCCACAACAGTGGACtcaggaaagaagaaaggatCGCCTGTGGCAAGGTCCTCAG ATTTGCATTTGAGAAGAAACCTCAGCTTTTCCGAGGACTCAGATCTGTCCTGTGATGATGTTCTGGAAAGATCCTCTCAGAAGTCGAAGGCGGAT TCTGTTTATGTTCCTCATGCATTGGCGTTCAAGAGATCATATGCCACGAAG AAGACATACACTGAGGAAGAGCTAAATGCCAAGCTCACACGTAAGGTCCAGAAGGCAGCTCGGCGTCAGGCCAAGCAGGAGGAGCTGAAGAGGCTCCACAGGGCTCAG ATCATTCAGAGACAGCTAGAGCAGGTGGAGGAGAAACAGAGGCAGCTGGAGGAGAGGGGTGTAGCAGTGGAGAAGGCTCTGCGAGGGGAAGCAG